CGCCCCGCGGGACTGCGCCTCGTCGTGGTCGACGCCCCGACCGAGGCGGGATTCGCGACCGTGCACAGCGACCACCACGGCGGAGCGGCGGCCGCGACGGCGCGGCTGCTCGCGCTCGGGCACGAGACCGTGCATCACCTCGCGGGTCCCGCCGACTCCTACGCCGCCGCCGAGCGCGAGCGCGGGTGGCGCGAGACGCTCACGAGTGCGGGCATCTCTGCGCCTGCCGTCGTGCGCGGCGACTGGAGCGCAGACACCGGGTTCGCCGCCGGCGCCGCCCTGGCCGGGGCATCCGCCGTGTTCTGCGCCAACGACCAGATGGCCCTCGGTCTGCTGCGGGCTCTCGCCGAAGCCGGCCGTCGAGTGCCCGAGGACGTCAGTGTGATCGGCTTCGACGACGTGCCGGACGCCGCGAACTACCGACCGCCGCTGACCACGATCCGGCAGGACTTCACCGCTCTCGCCCAGCGCACCGTCGGCGCCCTGGTCGCGGAGATCGAGGGGGAGGGCGCCGAGCGCACGGATGCCGTCGGCGAGGCGGCATCCGTCATCCCGACACGGCTCGTCGAACGCGCCAGCACCGCTCCGCGCGGAGCCGGCTAGACCTGCCCATACCTGCGGCTCACCCGCGGGAGCTCGCGGCGGCGATCACGACAGCCATCCCGGCGGCCCCGACCACGCTCAGCCCCAGCGAGACGGCGAGGATCAGGCCTCCTCCGGGCAGTCGTGCGCGAAGGCCCTGCGCCCGGAGCGCCTCGGACGTGCGCCGGCCTCGTCGTCGCGAGAGCGTCCACAGGACGGTCGAGAGCAGCACGCCGACCACGCCGACGACGACCCAGCGGGCATCGTCGAACACCGCGGGAAGCAGGCGCAGCGTGACGATCGACGTGATTCCGAACGTCAGGCAGGTGCGCCGCCATGCGAGTTCCGAACGCTCGGGCTGCAGGCCGCGATCGAACGGCGGCGCGGTCATCGCAGAACCATCGACAGGAGCACCAGTGCTCCGGCAACCGCGACCACGGCCGCGAGCAGTGCGCTCAGCGCCGAGCCGGGCAGTGCCGTGTCCTCGCGCAGCGCCCGTTCGGTGCGACACCATCCGATCCAGGCCAGAGCGGGGATGACCGTGCCGGCGACGACGAGCACGAGCGACGCGGCGAGCCGCAGACCCGGGTGGAGGTCGAGGCCGAGCAGCTCGAGCGCCACCCCGCCGGCGATCAGCGCGAGGCCGGTGCGCACCCAGGCGAGGAAGGTGCGCTCGTTCGCGAGGGTGAACCTCGCGTCCGCCTCGTGACCGCGTCGATAGACGGATGCCGGGAACCTGTTCCTCATCTGCTCACCGTGCGGAAGCCCGCGTTCCCCATCGAGGAATCCGGCGTGTTGTGCGAACGCGCGGAGTTCCGATACCGGTTGCAGTACGAATCGTGGCACAGGTAGCTCCCTCCGCGCAGGACGCGCTCGGTGCCGTGCGCGGGGCCGGTCGGCGACGACGTCGCGGCATCCGCGTAGGCGCTCGCCGAGTACCAGTCCCGGCACCACTCCCAGACGTTCCCGACCGTCTGGTGCAATCCGTAGCCGTTGGGCGCGAACGCGTCGGCGGGAGCGGTGGTCAGGTGTCCGTCCTCCATCGTGTTCTCGGTGGGGAACCGCCCTTGCCAGATGTTCGCCCGCCAGCCGCCGGCGTCGACGGCCTCGTCGCCCCAGGGGTACCGAGTGCCGTCGATCCCGCCGCGGGCGGCGTACTCCCACTCGGCTTCGCTCGGCAGGCGGCGTCCGCTCCACTCGGCGTAGGCCGCCGCGTCGTTCCAGCTCACGTGCACGACCGGGTGGCGGCCGAGGCCGTCGCCCACGGCATCCGAGAGTCGCCCGCCCGGATGACGCCAGTCGGCACCGCGGACGCCGATCCACCACGGCGCCGTCGCCGCCGGGCCCATGATGTCGCTCGCGCGCGCCGCGACCGCCAGGTGGAAGACCGCGGAGTACCCGAA
This genomic interval from Microbacterium sp. LWH11-1.2 contains the following:
- a CDS encoding LacI family DNA-binding transcriptional regulator; the encoded protein is MAMVAARAGVSGQTVSRVVNDSPRVDPDTRARVEKAMAELGYRPHRAARALRTGRSQTIGLVVTTLATVGNSRMLQATSEAAAERGYALTVVTAADGVGSAFERLAEQEVDGAIVLNEASAQVSAHERPAGLRLVVVDAPTEAGFATVHSDHHGGAAAATARLLALGHETVHHLAGPADSYAAAERERGWRETLTSAGISAPAVVRGDWSADTGFAAGAALAGASAVFCANDQMALGLLRALAEAGRRVPEDVSVIGFDDVPDAANYRPPLTTIRQDFTALAQRTVGALVAEIEGEGAERTDAVGEAASVIPTRLVERASTAPRGAG
- a CDS encoding DUF202 domain-containing protein yields the protein MTAPPFDRGLQPERSELAWRRTCLTFGITSIVTLRLLPAVFDDARWVVVGVVGVLLSTVLWTLSRRRGRRTSEALRAQGLRARLPGGGLILAVSLGLSVVGAAGMAVVIAAASSRG
- a CDS encoding DUF202 domain-containing protein; translation: MRNRFPASVYRRGHEADARFTLANERTFLAWVRTGLALIAGGVALELLGLDLHPGLRLAASLVLVVAGTVIPALAWIGWCRTERALREDTALPGSALSALLAAVVAVAGALVLLSMVLR
- a CDS encoding formylglycine-generating enzyme family protein: MTSADDAGCGPSCTCGTPSRSTLLTIGAAAPASRLGAPPLAGGTGRHAVPQAIIPAGRFLMGDANGDANRGDGEEPRHPVTLDGFSIDATAVTNDDFARFAADTGYRTEAETFGYSAVFHLAVAARASDIMGPAATAPWWIGVRGADWRHPGGRLSDAVGDGLGRHPVVHVSWNDAAAYAEWSGRRLPSEAEWEYAARGGIDGTRYPWGDEAVDAGGWRANIWQGRFPTENTMEDGHLTTAPADAFAPNGYGLHQTVGNVWEWCRDWYSASAYADAATSSPTGPAHGTERVLRGGSYLCHDSYCNRYRNSARSHNTPDSSMGNAGFRTVSR